The sequence TATATCCACTTCTACCCTGCCCTCTAATTTTTTCAATAATAAATTTATTATTATTATTCTTTTTTAACAAATTCCATAAAGCATTTAATCCTACAATTTCAACATAGTCTTCTCTTGCAATTTTTTGCAATCTTCTCGTAAGTTTTGACTGAGCTATACCGCTTGGATTTTCATTAATAATTTCACAAACATAAGATAAAGTCATCAACTCTTTTTGACTCATTGAATACAATTCATAATCAAGTATTTCTATTTTAAAATTTTTTACATCGATAGAAAAAGCATATGAATTTGTTTTATCTCTTCTTTTTTGTGGTTCTAGAGTTAAAATGATATTATACAAAAAATTATTATAACTTGCTGTTTTATTTTCCAAAAAATAAGCTTCATCAACACTATCTTCAAATGAAGTTGCACCTTTATATGTTTTATCATTTTCTCCATTTTTTGTTTTGTTTGATGATGAAGAAATATTACTGTAGCTCCTTTACTTCTTAAAGATTTTAAATTTTCTAAAACTGGTATAACATCTTTATCTTTTGTCATATCTCCTCTCATAAAATCTCTAATACTATCAATAATAATAAGCTTATTTTCTAGTTCTGATTTTTCCCAAAAGTAAATCGGAAATCAAACGCCTTTTATATAAAAATTCTAATGGGTTTTTTAAATTAAATGTTACAAAATATTCAAAATTTTCATACTTTTCTAAAATATAGTTTAAATTTCTTCTAGCAAATTGACTCATACCGTTATCTCCGTCAAAATATATAACTCCATCTATTAACTTTGAATCTAATAACATAATAGATAAATATAAGACAAAAAAGCTCTTTCCCTCACCTGCTTTTGAGTAAATACTAACAAGAGAAATTTTCTATGAACCAAACTGGTTTATAGTTTTCTATATCTTTTGGATGAAGTTTAAATTTCTCTCTTAAATTTTGTATATTTAATCTATTTTGATTGTTTAATTTGCTTTTATTCACTACAATATCATTGTTTTTATTACGATTATTCTCGGTTTTTCTAGACCGAGAATTTCTAAATTATTTTTTATTTAAACTTCCCTGCTTAGTAGCCACTCATGTATCTTCTTTCTATTATAAAATATAGATTTTCCAAATTTAGAAAATGGTATAGGATTAATCTCTTGCATTTGAACTTTTTTCATTCTCATCTTTTCTTGCAAAGTTTTTGATATACCAAGCTATTCTTCTAATTGTTTTGGTGTAAGCCATTCATTAGCTAAACTTATTTTGTTTGGCAAAGATTCAAAATCAATCTTTTTCATTTATTCTCCTTTTTATTGGTTTATGACTGAATTTTAATTGATTTTTGATTTTTAGTGGTAGCAAAAGAGTATCTTATTTTTGATTTTTAAAAGAATAGCTTGTTTTACAAAAATATAAAACTTTAATAAGATATAAATATTGTTCTAATAAAAATCAAAAAATATTGGCTATGAACATTTACAAGATATATTAAAATATTAAAATAATATATTTTTAATGTCGTATTTTAGGGTTATTTGTATTTTTTAATATATTTAAAATATTATAAAATTATGAAAGACCAGTAAAGAAAAATAGATATTATTTAATTATATTTTTAAGTTTTTTTGTATATATGCTAAAATTTCATTCCTTTTTATTGGTGTGTCTGGAAATTTATATTCCTTAAATTCATTGTTTAATTGCAATAATTTTTCTCGATAAGAACTTTTAATGTCTACTAAACTTTTATATTCTATATGCTTTAAATTATTTTCTTCTTTCTTAAATAGTAAAGTCCAATTATCTTTTATAACTGAGGTTTTATTGTCTTTAAGTGCTTTATATTTATTATGACTTTTAATATAGCCACTTCTACAATGTTTCGACCAGATATATTTATATTTATGCAATATCAATTCATCTTTGCATATAGTCATAGCAAATTCACTTATTGACTTATCTTTTAACCTTTTTATTTTTTTGTTTTATACTTATTTTTTGTTTAGTCGAAGACCAATATTTTACTAATTCTAGAAAATAATTTTTATATATCGTGGCTATTTTATAAGCTAAATTTTTACCAATATTACTATTATATAAAACCTCTCTTGGTATATTTTTATATACTTCGTTAAATTTTAATTCCAAATCAGCAAAATTATTTTTTTATTTTTTTCTATTAAATCAGGACATTCTTCTTTTAATAATTCCCAAAAAAATGTATTAATTACAAATCCGGAAAGATATCCTTCAGTATAACCATTTTCAATATCTTCTTTTTTTATATTTTCAATTATATTCTCAAAATTTATTTTATATTCCTTCTAATTTATTTAAATAATCTCCATACCATTGCATAAGCTTAATCTTATTATTAATAGTTGTTTTCTCTCGTTGATAAGCCTCAATAATTTTATTATGTTCTTTATGTGCTAAACAGCCCTCTATCACCTCCCTTGTTATACCAATTTTTAAAAGTTCTGCTAAATTTAAAGTGCATATTGTTTTAAATGTTGCCCTAAAACCATGAGCAGTTACTCTATTTTTATATTTATCCTTATAGCCCAAATTTCTCATAGCTTTACTAATAGCATCTCTATGAATATGCCCATCTTTAGCTATAACACTTGGAAAAACAAATTTACTATTTTTACTATATTGATATTGCTCTTTTAAAATGTCTACAACATAGCTACTAAGTCCGATAGTATGTTTAATATTTGTTTTCATCTCTTCAGCTGATATAGTCCATATTTTATTTTCCAAATCTATATCTTTCCATTTTGCTTCAGCTGTATTTATTGGTCTATTTGTGGTTAAAATTTGTAGATAAACCGCTCTTTTAGTTTGCAAATCCATAGAATTGTCATTTTTTAAATCAATTAAAAATTCTTTCAATACACTCTCATCTATAATTGCAGGTAATCTAGTATCAACACCACGATTTTTGGCAAAACTATATGAAGTTGGAAAATCGTTAGCTAGTCCAATAGTTGGATCAATCGTTATATAGCCATCCCTTAATGCAAAGCTAAAGATAGTTTTTAAATCTCTAATTGTCCTATGGATTGTTTCTAATCTTGATTTGCTCGGATTATCTCTATTAAACAATGGATTTAAAAGATCTCTGAGCATAGTTGATTTAATGTTTTTAACATCCATGTTTTCTAAAGACGGCATTATATGTAGATTTATTCTATTTATCATTTTTTTTTAGATAGTTTTCGCTAACTTTATCTTTTTTTATATCAATGTATCTATAGAAAAGATTTTTAAATATATATTTATCACTATTTTTATTTTTAATCTCTTGAAGTGTTTTACCATTGGATATTTTGTTTAAAATAGTTCTTATATCTCTTCTTGCCTCATTGACACTATATATACCTTCTCTAAACTCATCTACTCTTATAGATTTTTCTTTATTAAATTTATCTTTATACTTTATAAAAAATATTTTGCTTCCTTTGAGATTTACCCATATATAAAGTTCTTTTGGCTCACCAACAGCTTTTTTATATCTTTTTGGTTTAATCTCCAAATTTCTAATATCTTTATCGGTTAAATATACACTTGATTTGTTTGCCATTTTTCAAATAGTCCACTAATAAATTCAACTAGTCCCCTAATAAATTTGAAATATTTATTAGGCTAAAAGAAATTATACTATATAAAAATAAACAAAACTACGTATATAGCGATATTATAGGTAAATAAAAAGAGGTAAAAATAAATTAAGAAAAATGAAAAAATGTATGATTGGTGGAGGTGTGCGGGATCGAACCGCAGTCCAAAAGCAAAAGACCAAAGCCTCTACATGCTTAGTGAAAATGAAAATTTCATCTAAAAGGGCTCATTTTCCAAAACCTGGTTTTTAGACTAAGACTAAAGTTTCATTTAAATGCTCGTCACACATCTAAACTACACTATTTAAAATTACACGCTTGAAAGCCTAAATAGTATCAGCTTTTAGCGTGGCTCAACTGAACTTACGCTACTTTTGCGTAAGCAGGAGCGAATTTAACGTTGTTTGCGTTTAAATTATTTTAGACTTTATACGCTATGTCCAAAGCGGCATGCCACCGTGACCACTCTACTCCTGTCGAAGCCAAGTCACCCCCATGTAATGTAAGATATATATTTTACTAGAATTAAATACATTTGTCAATTACCGTTTTTTTGGGTAAAATATAGTTTATTTTTAACAAAGGAAAAACATGAGAAAAACTTTATTCTTTTTATTTTTTACTAGTATAAGCTTAGTAGCTCATCCAGGAATGACAAACCCAAAAACAGCCAATGATTCCAATTCTACTAGAGATTTTTTTAACGAAGGAAAAGCAGCATTTGCTGATCAAAAATATGAAAAATCTAGAAGAATTTGGGAAGATTTATGCCAAAACAAACAAGATGGAACAGCTTGTACAAATTTAGCATATCTATATGATAATGGGCTTGGTTTTGCAGCAGATAAGAAAAAAGCTATAGAGCTCTACATTAAAGGTTGTGAATACAAAGACGCAACAGGTTGCTCAAATTTAGGCATGTCTTACTTTAAGGGCGATGGAGTTGATGTGGATTTTACTAAAGCTGTAGAATACTTTCAAAAAGGATGTGATTTAGGACATGGTTTTTCTTGTGCGCAAGTTGGATATCAGTACGAATATGGAGATGGTGTAAGACAAAGCCCTAAAAAAGCTTTTGATTACTACGAAAAATCATGTGATTTGAATTATGCTGAGGGCTGTAAAAACTTAGGTGTTTTATATGTAAATGGTTTAGGTGTAGACGTGAATTACATCAAAGCACATGAACTTTTTGCAAAAGCGTGCAATTTAGCTGATGAAACTGCTTGTAAATATGAAACAAGAATAAAAAAAGAAATGCAACAAGAGAATAAATAACTAGATGGATAGAATTGTTGAGATAGAAAAAGTAAGCTTTGAAAAAGAGTATGAGGTAAGTCTAAGACCTAGTAGTTTTTATGAATACATAGGTCAAGAAAAAATAAAACAAAATCTTAAAATATTCATTGAAGCTGCCAAAAAAAGAGAAGAGAGTTTGGATCATGTACTTTTCTATGGTCCTCCAGGTCTTGGTAAAACAACACTTGCTCATATAATCTCAAATCAAATGAACTCTAATATAAAAATTACAGCTGCACCTATGATTGAAAAAAGTGGGGATTTAGCTGCAATTTTAACAAACCTAGAAGAAGGTGATGTTTTATTTATAGATGAAATTCACCGTCTAAGCTCAGCAATTGAAGAGATTTTATACCCTGCTATGGAAGATTTTAGACTTGATATTATTATAGGAAGTGGTCCTGCTGCCCAAACCATAAAACTAGATATTCCTAAATTTACCTTAATTGGTGCAACTACAAGAGCTGGAATGATAAGCGCACCTTTAAGAGATAGATTTGGGATATCTTTTAGACTTCAATTTTATAGCTCAGAAGAGTTAGCTAAAATCGTTCAAAAAGCATCAATTAAGTTAAATAAAAAAGCGGATAAAAATGCTGCTTTAGAGATAGCAAAAAGAAGTCGTGGAACCCCTAGGATAGCCCTTAGACTTTTAAAAAGAATTAGAGATTTTGCTGATGTGAATAATGAAGAGGTTATATCGCAACAAAGAGCCAAAAACTCTCTTGATAGCTTAGGCGTAAACGAGCTTGGTTTTGATGAGATGGATATAAAATACCTAAGCACGCTTTTTGAAGCCAACAAACGCCCAATGGGGCTTAGCACAATAGCAGCAGCTCTAAGTGAAGATGAGGGAACAATTGAGGATGTAATAGAGCCATATCTAATTGCAAATGGATATATCCAAAGAACTGCAAAAGGTAGAATTGCAAGCTATAAAAGTTATGAAGCCTTAGGGCAAAGTTATGACAAAGGACTTTTTGATGAAAACTAGTAAGTGGTTTTTTATCTCTTTTATACTATTTGTATTTTGCTGGGTAATCTACCTATTTAAACCATTTTTAATGACTTTTTCAATAGGTATTTTACTAGCACTCTCTACTTCCAATATACACCAAAAAATACTAAATTTAACAAAACAAAAAAGTCTTTTATCAGCATGCTTAACCACTTTAACAGCTTGTTTGCTGTTTTTAGTGCCATTTTCTTATGCTATATCCAAGCTTGCAATCTATGGAGCAAATATTCAATTTCAAGATATTAAAGACATACTACTAACCATTAAAAACTATGACTACCCTATTCCTGATAGCTTGAGCTTTATATTGCCAGAATTTGATAATATTTTTAGCTCTGTAAATATAAATAAGATTGCATCAAAAAGTTTAGAATATGCATCAAATATAGGGAAATCAAGTGTAAATTTTATAGTTGATATGGGTCTTATTTTAATTTTTTATTTTATTACAAACCTATACATAAATCAAATTATTGAATATGTAAAAACCTATATACCAATGGAGGGCGAACAGTTTGACTATATATTTGATCAGACATCGAATACAATGAGCGTAGTTTTATACACAACAATTTTAAACTCTGTATTCCAAGGATTCTTGTTTGGAGCCATGGTGATATTTTTTGGATACGATGGGTTTTTACTTGGTATATTATATGCTTTTGCTTGTTTAATACCAATTGTAGGCGGTGGTTTAGTTTTTGTGCCTGTAGCCATTTATGAGCTAGCAAAAGGAGATTTGATAGGTGGTATTTTTATACTTTCATATTCTATAATAGTTGTGGCATTTTTAGCAGATAATATAGTAAAACCATTTATAACTAAATTTATAAATTCAAAACTTGTAAAAGAACCTGCAAACATAAATGAGATAATTATATTTTTTGCAATGCTAGCTGGGATTTCAACATTTGGTTTTTGGGGAATTATCTTAGGCCCTGCTATAACTACTCTATTTGTAGCGACACTAAAAACATATCACAACCTAAAACAAAGCAATCAAATTTAAAAATTGATTGCTTTTAAATCATATTTTATATCTTGATGTTTTGTTTTTAAAATATCTATATAATTTAAATTAGATTCCAATATTTCTAAAATTTTTTCATTTAAAGAGTTTAATGTTTTTTTGATAAAAGTCCTATCGCCTATAAAATCACCCTCAAACTCATAATAGTTT is a genomic window of Campylobacter blaseri containing:
- a CDS encoding tetratricopeptide repeat protein; this encodes MRKTLFFLFFTSISLVAHPGMTNPKTANDSNSTRDFFNEGKAAFADQKYEKSRRIWEDLCQNKQDGTACTNLAYLYDNGLGFAADKKKAIELYIKGCEYKDATGCSNLGMSYFKGDGVDVDFTKAVEYFQKGCDLGHGFSCAQVGYQYEYGDGVRQSPKKAFDYYEKSCDLNYAEGCKNLGVLYVNGLGVDVNYIKAHELFAKACNLADETACKYETRIKKEMQQENK
- the ruvB gene encoding Holliday junction branch migration DNA helicase RuvB, giving the protein MDRIVEIEKVSFEKEYEVSLRPSSFYEYIGQEKIKQNLKIFIEAAKKREESLDHVLFYGPPGLGKTTLAHIISNQMNSNIKITAAPMIEKSGDLAAILTNLEEGDVLFIDEIHRLSSAIEEILYPAMEDFRLDIIIGSGPAAQTIKLDIPKFTLIGATTRAGMISAPLRDRFGISFRLQFYSSEELAKIVQKASIKLNKKADKNAALEIAKRSRGTPRIALRLLKRIRDFADVNNEEVISQQRAKNSLDSLGVNELGFDEMDIKYLSTLFEANKRPMGLSTIAAALSEDEGTIEDVIEPYLIANGYIQRTAKGRIASYKSYEALGQSYDKGLFDEN
- a CDS encoding integrase arm-type DNA-binding domain-containing protein — translated: MANKSSVYLTDKDIRNLEIKPKRYKKAVGEPKELYIWVNLKGSKIFFIKYKDKFNKEKSIRVDEFREGIYSVNEARRDIRTILNKISNGKTLQEIKNKNSDKYIFKNLFYRYIDIKKDKVSENYLKKNDK
- a CDS encoding tyrosine-type recombinase/integrase translates to MINRINLHIMPSLENMDVKNIKSTMLRDLLNPLFNRDNPSKSRLETIHRTIRDLKTIFSFALRDGYITIDPTIGLANDFPTSYSFAKNRGVDTRLPAIIDESVLKEFLIDLKNDNSMDLQTKRAVYLQILTTNRPINTAEAKWKDIDLENKIWTISAEEMKTNIKHTIGLSSYVVDILKEQYQYSKNSKFVFPSVIAKDGHIHRDAISKAMRNLGYKDKYKNRVTAHGFRATFKTICTLNLAELLKIGITREVIEGCLAHKEHNKIIEAYQREKTTINNKIKLMQWYGDYLNKLEGI
- a CDS encoding AAA family ATPase, whose protein sequence is MYFWEKSELENKLIIIDSIRDFMRGDMTKDKDVIPVLENLKSLRSKGATVIFLHHQTKQKMEKMIKHIKVQLHLKIVLMKLIFWKIKQQVIIIFCIISF
- a CDS encoding AI-2E family transporter — encoded protein: MKTSKWFFISFILFVFCWVIYLFKPFLMTFSIGILLALSTSNIHQKILNLTKQKSLLSACLTTLTACLLFLVPFSYAISKLAIYGANIQFQDIKDILLTIKNYDYPIPDSLSFILPEFDNIFSSVNINKIASKSLEYASNIGKSSVNFIVDMGLILIFYFITNLYINQIIEYVKTYIPMEGEQFDYIFDQTSNTMSVVLYTTILNSVFQGFLFGAMVIFFGYDGFLLGILYAFACLIPIVGGGLVFVPVAIYELAKGDLIGGIFILSYSIIVVAFLADNIVKPFITKFINSKLVKEPANINEIIIFFAMLAGISTFGFWGIILGPAITTLFVATLKTYHNLKQSNQI